ACCGTACACTGCCCGGAGCAGTTCGCTTCTGCCCGAGCCTACCAGACCCGCAAGTCCCAGGATCTCCCCTCTTTTCACCCCGAAAGAGACCCCGTCTATCATGTTCTTGTTCGGTGCAAACGGATGCGGTACCACCATATCGGTTACACGGAATACTTCATCACCAAACGTCTTGTGCGACTCCGGATAAAAGGAATCCATTTCCCGTCCGATCATATCCGCGATGATCTGATTCGGCACAATTTCAGTCTTTTCATACTCCGACACCACACATCCGTTCCTCATCACAACCACACGGTCTGAAATGTCAAATACTTCCTCCAGTTTATGAGAAATATAGATGCAGGAAATACCGTCCGCTTTCAATTTCCGGATGATCTTCATCAGATTATCCGTCTCCTCCAGCGTCAGCGCCGCAGTTGGTTCGTCCAGTATCAAAATACTGGGGTTCTGAACCAGCGCCCTGGCGATACAGACCAGCTGCTGCATGCTGGCATTCAGGCTGCGCATCTGAATATCCACATCCAGATCAATATTCAGGCTGAGTAATGCCTTTTTTGCCTGTATCTTAAGCCGTTTCCAGTCGATCAGACCGTTTTTCCGTTTAGGCCAGTGGCCGAGCATGACGTTTTCTGCCGCCGTCATATCCAGCTGAATGTTCAGCTCCTGGGGAATCATACCGATCCCACATTTTTCCGCGCCCTGGGCATTCATGATTTCCACAGGTCTTCCGTCGACCTCTACCGTTCCCGTATAACTCCCGGAAGGATATGTCCCGCTCAGTACTTTCATCAGTGTAGACTTTCCTGCGCCGTTTTCCCCGACCAGTGACAGGACTTCCCCCTCCTCAAGCCTCAGCGAAACATGATCGAGCGCCTTGACACCGGGAAATACCTTTGTTACCTCTTTTACACATAACCTCTGTCTTCCCATCTGCTCTCCTTTTTGTCCCTCATGATGCTTCACTCTTTGTTTCCATCGACTTCAGGTCCGCTCTCATGGCACGCCGGCGCTTGTACTGATCCAGGATGACCGCTGCGATCAGGATCATTCCGATGACCACCTTCTGCCAGTAAACCGAGACCTTCATAAGCGTCATGCTGTTTTCCAGCACATTCATGAAGATCGCCCCAATCGCGGTCCCGAGGATCGTACCGCTTCCTCCGGTCGCACTTGTTCCGCCGATGATGACTGCCGCAATGACGGTCATCTCAAAACCTTCTCCGGAACTCGCCTGACCGCTGCCGAGACGCGCCGCCATCATAACACCGGTAAACGCCGCACAGACACCGGTGATCGCGTACGTTGCGATACTGGTACTCCTGATACGGATTCCCGAGAGCCTTGCCGCCTCGATATTCCCTCCGACCGCGTATACCGACCGCCCGAATGTCGTCTTGGACAATACGATATGCGCGATGACAGCCAGCACAAATCCGATAATCACAATCATTGGAATGTCCAGCAGTGTCGTCTGCTCAATCGCCTGAAAAGATTTTGGCAGCGGATAGATCGCCACTCCCTTCGTCAGGATGTAAACAACCCCTCTTCCCGCGTACATGGTGCCCAGTGTCACGATGAGCGGCGGTATCTGCATCTGCACGATCGTAAAACCGTTGAACAGACCGACCGCCAGACCCGCCAGGCATCCCAGAAGCACTGCGATCGGAACAGGAAGTCCTGCCTGCGCCGCCATTGCACCAACCGTACTCCCGAGTGCAAGTGTGGAACCGACGGAGATATCCAGCCCACCGCTGATAAATACGAGCGTCATTCCAAGCGCCGTGATCAGTGTGTAGCCGGAAGAACGCAGGACATTGAAGATGTTGCTCTTGGAAATAAAAGCCTGATTGATACAGATGACTACAATTACAAACACTATGGTTGCAATCAGAACCCCGCTTTCCTGCATTTTCCAAAACCTGGAAATCGCACTTTTTTTCTTTTGTTCCATAGAAATGTTTTCCCCCACTTTCTTCGGTGTTTTACTTGGTTATACGGAAATTATAGCGGACCGACACGTTTTTTGCATCGGGAATACTTATACAAAAATATTGAATTCTTACTGTCATTGTACTATGATAAAAAGTAAGAAGTTTATATCCCGCCCCGTCATTATGCCGAAAAGGAATGCCGCCCATGATTCGAAACATCAGAAATGTGCCCGGTGTCATGCCGACATCACTGGAATATTCATACAATCCCACCAATACCGCCCGTGAACTGTTTTTATACATTGAATATATCGGACATGCGTACTGCTCACAGGATTATTCGGTAATACGGACAAATTACTGCCACTATCTGCTCATGTACGTGCAAAGCGGAAAGGCGGTGGTGTCTACGGAAAAGCAGACATATGAAGTGGAACCCGGCGAGGCTTTTCTGATCGAAACACAAAAGCCCCATATCTATGGGGCTCTCGGGTCTCTGGAATCTTATTGGGTTCATTTTAACGGCAAGAATTTTCATCCTTTTTTCGAGCATCTGATCATGGCAAACCACAATCAGCATGTTTTTAATTTAAAAAACAATCCCGTGTTTCTCTGGAAACTTCAGGACATGTTAAGCACCTTCGAGTTCAACAAGCAGAACCCGGAGATCGTCATGTCTGCCAAACTGTATGAACTGCTGGGACTGATGCTGGTGAATTCCACAAGCGGAAATGCAGATAATATGGGGGAGCTGGCACTGTATATCAACAGAAATTACCACAAACCCCTTTCCCTGGAAAAGCTGGCAAAGAGAACGGGCTTAAGTGTTTCCCGGTTCTGTACACTGTTTAAAAAAGAGACCGGGTATTCTCCATATCAATATATCAAGAATACCCGGCTGCATGCCTCACGCAAGTATCTGACGAGCACGACCTGTTCGATGGACGAGATCGCTTCCTACGTCGGATTTGCGGATGCTTCCTCTTATATCGCGGCATTCCGCCATAAGTACGGGATCACTCCTCACCAGCTCAGAAAACGGCTGAATTCACGCTGACATTAAATTCTTTTATTTCACATCCATCGGCAAACGGACCCGGAATCGGCGTGATCCCCCGCAGTTTTCCGAAGTAATCCCGCCGGAACACGATCGGAGTCCCGTCCGGATTCTCGAATTTCTGTTCCGGCTCAAACGCCTCTCCCAGCGTTTCCGTTCCGATAAACGGTATTTCAATCTGAGGCAGATACTCATAAAGGTTTGTCTCAAGCGTATAGCTTCCATTATGTTCTATCAGCGCCATTGTAACGGTGTGTTCCGTATCGGTTCGGTAATTTTCTTCCGTATCACATGGCTGTGCACCGTTGAAGTATACATTTCCGCCTGTATAGACCGGGAGGTGCCGGTAATATAAATCTTTATTATTACCGTCACAGGTTGTCTCAGGAGTAAATCCTGCAAAGTATTCCTCCCCCGTGGGATATCCATCATACGGCTTCGTCCCGCAGACAAAATGACATTTCGTGATCCCGCTGTCATGTCTCTCCTCGGCAAATGCCGTCAGGTCTTCGCGGATATCCTGCTGCACAAAGATATTGTTATAAATTCTGACGTCCCCATGAAGTATTGTCATAAAACCAGCCACCTCTGTACGGTGCGGCATATGGTACGGGGTATACCGCGGAGACGGCAGCGTCCGGCTTCCATTATCTGTACCTTCGCCAACCCATGTGAAAGACCCTCCGATCAGATTATGTACCAGCGCAATGCCCTGCGCGCTGATGCGGCATGCGCAGTCGGACAGCAGCAGGTTATGATCGATGAGCGTGGGTCCGTGAGACACTTCTACAAACAGGTCCTCCGCAAGCGCAAGACCGTCCGCAATCTTCGTCCCCCTGGGCGGAACATTGTCATGAAACAGATTCTGCGTCACGCGTGTACCCTGTACCTGCCAGTCAAGCCAGATTCCGCGTGTACAATGGTGGATATGATTTCTCCGGAAAATCACGTCGATCGCCGCATGCATTTTGATCCCTCCGATCTCCGCGCCCGCCAGATCCTGCTTGTTATTAATATGATGGATATGATTATCTTCTATAATGGAGAACACACCGCCCAGATGCCCAACGATTCCTGTCTGTCCGCAGTCGTGGATATTACAGCGGCGAACGATATGCGAACCGACGGTTTCTTTTGACCAGCCTTCCGCCTGCGCCTGACAGATGATCTCGCGTTCCGTCTGCGCCCCGTCCTTCAGGCAGAATCTGGACCACTTATTCTCATTCTCCGGCTGCAGATATTTTCCAAGTGAAATGCCGGAGCATCGGGAATGTGAAATCTCACAGTCTTCGATAATCCAGCCTTTGGACCAGTGGGGTCCTACCATCCCTTCCTGCCACGCTGTCGGCGGCGCCCATGTGGTTGCCGCCTGTTTTACGGCAAATCCGGATAAGGTGATATAGTTTACGCCTGTCTTGTCGGGGAAGAAACAATTGCGGCGCACATTAATCTCAACGTTTTCCCTGTTCGGATCCGCACCCTGAAAATTGGCATAGATCACCGTATAATCTTCGTCCTGCTCAGTATACCAGGTATAGACGGTGAATGCGGGATCCCAGGAGGACTCATATACGACGGGCGCAAGCACTCCGTCAAGACTCATAACTTCATACATGGATTTTCCATTTAGATAAACATCCCCTGTATGAACCGGTTCCAGCGCATAATACCAGTCCCCGGAGATCCGTGTCGTGTATGGATTATAACTTCCGAAGATGCCGTTTGAGACCCGCGCTTTCCACACGTTCCCCTCATGGTGCACCCAGTTGTCAACGCGCTCGGCACCCGTGATCACAGCTCCCAGCGGCTGCTCAGAGCGGTAGACAATCCGGTGCTGTTCATCGGTGCCTCCGTTTGCCGGACTTACCGCCTCCCGGTAAATGCCGGGGGCAACGATGATCTCATCGCCCGCGCGGGCAACCGCAGCAGCCTCACCGATAGTCTGAAAAGGGGTTTCCTTCGAGCCGCACCCGTTTCCGGATGCATCAGCAGATACATAATAAATCATGGCCATTCCTCCCAAGTGTCTTTTTTGGTTATCTTATCCCCATTGTAGCCCCCTGCTGTTACAGAAACCATTGATTCATTCGCTGTCTTTTATTAAATATTTTGTCTTTTCACCGCTGTATTTTGACTGCCGTACATACGAACAGCAAAGATTATATGTGATGCTTTTTTCGCGCATTGACTCTCAGGCCTAAAAGGTAGTACACTGTTAATACAACTATTACGAAGGAAGAGGTGTTAAATAAATGCCAACAAACCAGACTGGCTCCAACCCGCTCGGCGTGGAACCGATCAATAAACTGCTGACCCGTTTTGCGGTACCCAGTATCATCGCCATGCTGGTCAGTGCACTGTACAACATTGTCGACCAGCTTTTTATCGGTCACAGTGTCGGAACTCTGGGAAATGCGGCCACCAATATTGCGTTTCCGCTGACCATCACCTGCACTGCCCTGTCTCTGATGTGCGGCATCGGCGGATCCGCAAACTTCAACCTGTCCCTCGGCAGGAATGACAAAGATGAAGCACGCCGCTATGCCGGCAGTGCAATCTGTATGCTGTTCTCTCTCGGACTCATCCTCTGTATCGTGGTACGGATTTTTTTACACCCGATGATGATCCTTTTCGGCGCTACTGCCGATATCATGGATTATTCAGTGACCTATACCAGCATTACATCGCTCGGGTTTCCGTTTCTGATCCTGACGGTCGGCGGTTCCAACCTGATACGTGCAGACGGCAGTCCCAGATTTTCCATGCTCTGCACTCTGACCGGCGCTGTCATCAATACCATCCTGGACCCGCTGTTTATCTTCGGCTTTGACATGGGAATGGCAGGCGCCGCCCTGGCCACCATTATCGGTCAGATCGTCTCCAGCATCATGGTCATCGTGTACTTCACCCGCTTTAAGACGGTACACCTCACCTTGAAGTCACTGATCCCATCATTCAAATACTGCAGGGATATTGTGGCGCTCGGCATGGCGCCCTGCTTCAACCAGCTCGCCATGATGGTGGTACAGATTGCGATGAACAACATTCTGCGGCACTACGGTGCCCAGTCGAACTACGGCAGTGAAATTCCACTTGCCTGTGCCGGCATCATTACCAAGGTCAATATGATCTTTTTCTCACTGTGCATCGGAATCTCACAGGGACTGCAGCCGATTGTCAGTTTCAACTACGGTGCAGAAAAATACCATCGTGTGCGGAAAGCCTACCTGAAAGCGGCGGCGGCGGCGACGATCGCTTCCTGTATCGCGTTTTTATGTTTTCAGTTGTTTCCCCGGCAGATCATCGGCTTGTTTGGTTCCGGAACAGAAGAGTATTTCCACTTTGCGGAAGAATACTTCCGAATCTTTCTGTTTTTCACCTTTATCAACGGCCTGCAGCCAGTTTCCGCCAATTTCTTTACCTCGATCGGAAAGGCGGGAAAAGGTATCTTTCTGTCACTGACGCGGCAGATCATCTTTCTGCTGCCGCTGATTATTATCCTGCCGATGGTCATGGGCATCGACGGGGTGATGTTCTCCGCACCGATCGCGGATTTTATGGCTGCCGTACTGGTCATATACTTTATGCGAAAAGAGCTGAAAGAGCTGACGGTTCTGGCAGCGTCAGAACATGTGGAAGCCGCATGATTCTACAAATTGCATGATTGAGATAAAAGATAATTAACAGCATCCGCATGATTTATTCAGATTTATGCGGATGCTGTTAATTTTTATACTTTTTGCCCTAAAAGTTAAGATAATACAATTTTTAGACAAGATAAGCAAATGCTGTCTGTATTTACCGGTGTTAAAATAGGATTATCAAAAAGATTTGCCGGCAGAACCTTAGAATATGAGAAAAGGGGCAGTTACAATGAAAAAAAGATCAGCAATTAAATTATTGGCATTTGCAATGGCAGCACTCATGACGACCGGATGTATGTCTGGCTGCGGAAGTCCAGAACAGAAAAAGGATGCGTCAGCCGACACCGCAGAAAATGCATCAGCAGATGCTGATTCTGACAGCAAGGCAGAAGAACAGTCGTCCGGGAAAGTATTCCGGGTCGGTTTCGTAAACATTGACAATGGGGACACGAACTGTTATCCCGCCATGATGAATTTCAAAGCATATGTTGAAAGCGCCGAGTTCGCAAAAGCAGTCGGCGCTGACAAAGTGGAAGCTTTAACAGCAGATTCCGCTCTCAATATCGAAAAACAGACCACTAACGTGGAAACACTCTTGACCAAGGGCCTCGATATGATGTTTATCATCGGAGTTGACACAGAAGGCAACACCACCTCTGTTGAGGCATGTAACAAAGAAGGGATTCCTGTATTTATGGTCGGTACAGAAGCTTCCGGCGGCGACTGGAAATTTGTCGGATTCGATGAGACGGAACTTGGTAAATTCCAGGGAGAATGGTGCGTTGAAAACCTTCCGGAAAACGCAAATATATGTTATGTAGAAGGAACACCGGGACGTGAAGCTGCCGTTATGCGTAAGCAGGGCTTTATGGATGCCATTGCAGAGCGTGAGGACCTGACTCTTCTGTCCAGCCAAAGCGGAGACTTTTCAACAGAGGAATCCATGCGGGTTACCGAAGACTGGATTCAGAAATATGGCGATGATATCGACTGTATTGTTGCTCCGGATAATTTTTCTATCCTTGGAGTATGTGAATCCCTGAAAGCAGCGGGAATGACAGATATCATTACCTGTGGTGTCGTGGGTAACCGTGATGATGCCAACCAGATCAAATCCGGAAACGAAAGCTACGGCGTTTTTTGTTACTGGCCGATGATCGGTACTCTTTGCGGTGAAATTGCACAGAAAGTTTACCTTGGCAAAGACATCGAAGAGAGAACAAATATCGAGTTATTCCACATGACAGCCGACAATTGTGACGAGCTGCTGGACAAGTATATTCCGGAATAGAACCATTATTTACAGACACGCAGCGCCGCAAAACATTCTGTTTAAGCGGCGCTGTGTGTCAGCTTTTCGTGAAGCCTTTATTTGGTTATCAGTTCAACCTCAACCGGAAGAGACTTCTCAACGGTATCTCCGGCGATCAGTTTCATCGCCGTATCCACAGCCGTCTCACCCATCAGTTCCGGCTTCTGTGCCACGGTAGCAGTCATTTTTCCGGCTTTGACAGCTGCCACTGCGTCATCTGTGGCATCAAATCCAACCACCCTGATATCTTTTCCGGATGCTGCGATCGCCTCCACTGCACCGAGTGCCATCTCGTCATTGTGCGCAAACACACCCTTGATGGAGGAATCAGACTGAAGGATATTCTCCATAACAGTCAGCCCTTCCGCACGGTTAAAGTTGGCCGACTGGCTCGTAACGACTTCAAGCGCTTCATCCGCCGCCTCATGGAACCCCGCACCTCTGTCGATGGTCGCCGAGGCACCCGGTACTCCCTCGATCTCCGCCGCTTTCGCACCTTCTCCGATCTGCTCAATCAGATATTCTGTCGCCATCCTCGCGCCCGCCACATTATCGGAAGCGATCTGGCAGTCCACTTCGACGCCGTTCACCACACGGTCCACAGAGATGACTTTGATTCCTTTAGATACGGCATTCTGTACCGCCGGAGCCACCGCGTCGGAATCGACCGGATTCACGATCAGTACACTTACGTTTCTGGAAATCAGGTCCTCAATATCACTCGTCTGCTTTGCGGCATCGTCACTCGCATCGACGACAACCAGTTTCACACCTTCAGCCTCGGCTTTTGCCTTTGCTCCGTCTGCCAGTGATACGAAGAACGGATTGTTAAGCGTCGATACTGAAAATCCTATTGCTCCGCTTCCGCCGCCGCCTTGAGCCGCGTCCCCCTCCCCGTCGATCGTGATGGCATTGCATCCTGCCAGACCGAGCAGCATGCAGACTCCCGCAACCAGTCCTGCTATTTTCTTTATATTCATGACTCTTCTCCTTTTTCTTCTCAGCGTTTCCGGTCGGACAATACGGCGACCAGAATAACCAGACCTTTGATGACATCCTGATAGTAGGATGATACGCCCAGAATGTTCAGACCGTTGTTCAGTACCGCGATGATCAGTACACCGATGAAAGTACCGTAGATCTTTCCGCGGCCGCCGCTCATGCTTGTTCCGCCGAGCGCTACCGCAGCGATGGCGTCCAGCTCATAACCGTCTCCGAGTGTCGGCTGTGCGGATCCCAGTCTCGACAGAAGGATCAGTCCGGACAAAGCCGCCATGAAACCGGAGATCGCATACGCGATGATCTTGGTCTTATGAATATTGATACCTGCCAGCTTCGCACACTTCCAGTTGCTTCCCGTAGCATACACGGCGCGTCCAAAGGTTGTTTTATTCAACAGGAAGAAAAATGCGATAAAAATAAGTACCAGCAGAATTACAGGAATCGGAATGCGGTAGAAATTACCTTTTCCGATCAGTTTCAGAACGAAGCTGTCTCCCAGGTTTGAGATCGGTTTTCCGCTGGTGAAGATCATCGTCAGTCCGCGGTAAACCGTCATCGTGATCAGCGTCGCGATAAACGGCTGCAGTCTTCCCTTCGTCACCAGCAGTCCGCTGACGATACCGAGTCCTGTACCGATCGCCAGCGCTCCGATCATGGCTGCTCCGGCAGGCACACCAGCTGCAATCATCCCTGCACAGAGTGCAGTACTAAGTGCCAGTACGGATCCCACGGACAGATCGATTGCATCCGTGAGGATGACACATGTCATGCCGAAGGCGATCAGTCCGTTGATGGATGACTGCCGAAGCAGTGATAAAAAGTTGCTCCATGTGCGGAATTCAGGGCTGACCACACTGATTCCTATGATCAGGATGATCAGTGCGATCAATGCACCCAGATCCTGCGCATGATTTAAAATTCCTTTTTGATTGGATTTCATGATATTGTACCTCCCGTCGCCAACGTCATAATATTCTCCTGGTTCGCCTCTTCCTTACTGATGATTCCGCGAACCTCCCCCTCTCTCACGACCATGATCCGGTCGCTCATTCCGAGGACCTCCGGGAGCTCAGAGGATACCATTATAATCGCTACGCCTTTCGCAGCCAGCTCATTGATAATTGTATAAATTTCTTTCTTGGCGCCGATATCCACTCCCCTGGTGGGTTCATCCAGAATCAGTATGCTGGGATTCGTGTAGATCCATTTCGCGAATACTACTTTCTGCTGGTTTCCGCCGCTAAGGTTATTGCATTCATGGTCAGGCCCGAAACACTTAATATGAAGCTCCCCGATGCCTTTCTCAACCAGATCCTGCTCCTTCTTTTTCTGCATGACCCTGTGACTGGAGACACTGGACAGATTTGCAAGGGCAATGTTCTTTTCAATACTCTCTTCCAGCATGAGTCCTTCCACCTTCCGGTCCTCCGTGATAAATCCGATTCCGCACTTCATCGCCTGAATCGGAGACTTAATACGCACTTCCCTGCCCTGAATCTCAACGGTTCCATGTTCATAGGAAAGATTTCCAAATATGGCCTGCATGATCTCTGTCCTTCCGGCGCCCATCAGCCCGGAAACCCCCAGGACCTCACCTGAGTGCACTTCAAAGTTCACATCCTGAAATACTCCCTGCTTCGTCAGACCCTTTACCTTCAGTACAGTCTCTCCTATTTTACTGCTCCGTACGGGATACCGCTCACCGATCTCACGTCCGATCATCATTTTGACGATCTCATTCATATTCGTCTCCGGTATATGTTTGGTACCCACGTAAGTCCCGTCTCTCAGCACGCTGATCCTGTCACACAGCTCGAAGATTTCCTCCATACGGTGCGAAATATATACGATAGATACTCCCGACTTCCGGAGGGATTGTATCACTTCAAACAGTATCATCGTCTCGCTCTGGGTCAGCGCCGCTGTCGGTTCGTCCATGATAATGACTTTGGCATCTACCATCAATGCCTTGCAGATTTCGATCATCTGCTGCTGCCCCACGGACAGATTGGACATCACCTCCGACGGTGATATATGAACGCCGAGCCTGTCCAGTGCCTCCGCCGCCTTTTTCCGCATTGCCTTCTGGTCACAGAGTCCAAATCTCGTCTTGATCTCTTTTCCCATAAAGAGATTTTCTTCCACCGTCAGGTCAAACAATACATTTAATTCCTGGTGGATAAATACGATGCCGGCCTTCTCAGCTTCCTGAGGGCTTTTGAAGTGTACTTCTCGTCCATCTACCAGTACAGTGCCTGCATCCCTGGTATAGACACCCGTCAGGATTTTCATAAGCGTGGATTTGCCCGCGCCGTTCTCGCCCATCAGCGCATGGACTTCACCGTCGCCCAGGACAAAACCTGCATCTTTCAGAACCTGATTGCTTCCGAAAGATTTATCGATTCCTTTCATCTCAATCTGCATGTCCTATGCCTCCCTTTCTCTTTCTCAGAACAAACAGCCGGACTGCAGAATGATGTTGGCATAAGGCGTAGTCTCACCTGTGCGGATCACCGCCCTGCACATCTTTGTCTGCTCTTTCAGCTCCCGGTGGCTGACATACTCTATCTCACATGGGTTATCCATTTTTTTAACCAGATCAAGTATCTCCTTCCACATTGCCGGGCTGTGTTCCTTTATTTCTTCTGCCAGAATAATTTTTTCTGTTTTCATATCACCGGTAACTTCCGTTAATACATCCATGAACCCCGGCACGCCTAATTTTACAGCCAGGTCAATCCTTTCTGTCTCGTCCGGTATCGGGAGTCCACAGTCTCCCACTGCCAGTGTATCCGTATGTCCCATGTAAGAAAGGACTCTTGAAATATCACTGTTTAAAATTCCATTTTTCTTCATTCTCTATTCTCCCAGTTCACTAATGACTTCTTCATAAGTCGGCATACCGCCCTGCGCGCCGAATTTTTCAGTGGAAAGGCCGGCCGCAGTATTTGCAAAGCGCAGTGCCGCTTCCATATTCCTGCCTTCTGTCATGGCAACAGTGAAAGCTCCGTTCAGAGTGTCACCCGCCCCTGTTGTATCTACAACCTTCGATTTTCTGGCAGGCACCAGGATCGTTTCCCCGCTCTTCAGACACGTCCCGACTCCGCGTGAGCCCTGTGTGATCACCAGTTTCTCCGGGTACGCCTTTAGAAGCTCTTCAAATGAACGCTCCTCCCCAAACAAAATCACCGCCTCATGTTCATTGGGCGTCAGATAAGTCACCTTCTCCAGAATCTCCTGACTTACCGGTCTGGCAGGTGCCGGGTTCAGTACAACCTTTACTCCATTTGCAGCGCAAAGTTCGGCAACATACTCAACCGTATCCTGCGGTATCTCATGCTGAAGCAGAACAATCTCACATTCAAGCAGAGAATCTTTTATCCCATTGATATAGTCAATATCCACACAGTCATTCGTTCCCGCTACCACAATGATCGTATTGTCATTCTCACCAACCGTGATGATCGCAAGTCCTGTAGGTACTCCTTTCACGATTCTGATATGCTGCGTTTTCACGCCCATGTTCGCAAGATTTTTGATAAGGCTTTCCCCCGCGGCATCATCGCCCACACAGCCGAACATTTCAACATCTGCACCCAGTCTTGCCATGGCTACTGCCTGATTCGCACCCTTTCCTCCCGGAATGTACTGCAGATCTTCACCTTTTAATGTCTCACCTTTCAGCGGTATCCTCTCAGCTTTGACTGTCATATCCATGTTAATGCTTCCCACTACTCCGATTTTTTTCATACTTCTTCCCTCTTTCTCAGCGTCGTCTCCCGCTCTATCAATTCCACTTCAAAATGATATCTGATATCCGTCTTTTTTCCTTCAATATGATCGATTAATACCCTGGCTGAAGTTTCTCCCATCAGGGAGATCGGCTGTGCGATCGTCGTCAGCTCCGGTGTCATAAGTTCACTCAGGTTAATATTATCGTATCCGATAATCTGGATATCATCCGGCACCCGGTAACCCTTTTTTCTCAGAACCTTGTAGACAGAAACCGCGACCATATCGTTTCCGGCAATAATACCGTCTACCCCGGGATATCTCTCCAGCAGCTCCTCCGTCATCCTGATGCCCTCCTGAAAGCTGTACTTACAGTCCACGAAACGCGGAGCAACATCATACCTGCTGCACATCGCCAGATAGCCTTCAAAACGTTTTCTTGCACTGGACAGCGCCTGATCGCCTCGCATGTTGACGATATGGCGGCAGCCGCATTTCACCAGATGTTCCATGGCGAGCCGTCCGCCCTGGTAATGATCCGACTGGACATATGCGATCTGGTTCTTTGCCTTCACTTCACGGTCGAGTACCACAACCGGAACCCGGCATTGTTCCACACTTTCCCTGATGCCCTCCTGATTCGTCAGCAATATGATACCGTCCGCATTCATTCTGCTCAGCAGATCCATATTCGTTTTCTCTTTTTCGAGGTCATTATTAGAATTGCAGAGCATCAGCCGGTACCCCCTGCGGTAACTCTCCTCCTCGATTGCTCGTGCCATCTCATTAAAAAATGGATTCTGGATGTTCGGGAGTATGACACCGATGATTCTTGCTGATTTTTTATATAAGGTCCTTGCTGTCTCGTTCGGTCTGAAACCGGTTTCTTCTATCACCTTCAAAACCCTCTGCTTCTTCTCGTCGTCAACATTTGCTGTCCCATTCATAACTCTTGATACTGTAGAAGGAGAAACTCCCGCCATCTTTGCAACATCTCTAATACTAATCAATATCTCACCCGCTTCCTTTTTTGAAACCCGTTTCAAGTTGATTTCATTATAATCATTTTACAAAAACATGTCAATAAAAATCAGCGTTTTCGTACTTGTGAACAAATT
The Ruminococcus gauvreauii genome window above contains:
- the rbsD gene encoding D-ribose pyranase produces the protein MKKNGILNSDISRVLSYMGHTDTLAVGDCGLPIPDETERIDLAVKLGVPGFMDVLTEVTGDMKTEKIILAEEIKEHSPAMWKEILDLVKKMDNPCEIEYVSHRELKEQTKMCRAVIRTGETTPYANIILQSGCLF
- the rbsK gene encoding ribokinase, whose amino-acid sequence is MKKIGVVGSINMDMTVKAERIPLKGETLKGEDLQYIPGGKGANQAVAMARLGADVEMFGCVGDDAAGESLIKNLANMGVKTQHIRIVKGVPTGLAIITVGENDNTIIVVAGTNDCVDIDYINGIKDSLLECEIVLLQHEIPQDTVEYVAELCAANGVKVVLNPAPARPVSQEILEKVTYLTPNEHEAVILFGEERSFEELLKAYPEKLVITQGSRGVGTCLKSGETILVPARKSKVVDTTGAGDTLNGAFTVAMTEGRNMEAALRFANTAAGLSTEKFGAQGGMPTYEEVISELGE
- a CDS encoding LacI family DNA-binding transcriptional regulator, yielding MISIRDVAKMAGVSPSTVSRVMNGTANVDDEKKQRVLKVIEETGFRPNETARTLYKKSARIIGVILPNIQNPFFNEMARAIEEESYRRGYRLMLCNSNNDLEKEKTNMDLLSRMNADGIILLTNQEGIRESVEQCRVPVVVLDREVKAKNQIAYVQSDHYQGGRLAMEHLVKCGCRHIVNMRGDQALSSARKRFEGYLAMCSRYDVAPRFVDCKYSFQEGIRMTEELLERYPGVDGIIAGNDMVAVSVYKVLRKKGYRVPDDIQIIGYDNINLSELMTPELTTIAQPISLMGETSARVLIDHIEGKKTDIRYHFEVELIERETTLRKREEV